A portion of the Corticium candelabrum chromosome 5, ooCorCand1.1, whole genome shotgun sequence genome contains these proteins:
- the LOC134180142 gene encoding zinc finger MYM-type protein 1-like: MSAGDSCHSSSSVSLSSDKNTKRKGQKLLTTFLRSRTSLQPESSHSKSLSSFCTSRFDDTASSIVTVTVSTSTTASESGPKDSVCHAFDPCRGPTACSVTNGPYQPCAKELPHGKFPQTKSGTCNRSFQPHWYTQFCWLEYSPAADSAFCFPCRLTVKHNLDKQGCPDQAFVSRGFRKWKSAVADMRRHEESLSHISNVGVWKNSQQQDATRGSVMQQLSTAYQTQVELNRRNLRKIFEVIFLMGRQNIPLRGHDESKDSHNRGNLLEFLEYLSRYCPDLKRHLEGNFHYVSPKSQNDMLKLIASNIQKRITTAVKHCGFFGLICDESQDISRVEQMSVNVRFVTDSLNVEERFLGFWPLKGTDGESLFQQLTQVLLETGLSMSMVRAQCYDGASSMCGKHSGLATRLQEVEKKAGYVHCHAHRLNLSLQNSCENVTDVRNVLGAVSSLYNLLEGSAKRHEKFQDVQRRQNEGKGPQAVLQRPCHTRWGSRHAAVHTVRQQFASILIALDELSDDAAIGSEAHCLLTVVSSFNFLFYVSVLDTLLGLISHLSQYLQGENVDLQAAKRSADSVIATLQSFRTNESFENFWQSSEKESKAKNLTPPALLRARRPSHRIDERSTTQYQPLSPKERYRQAYYELLDIMVSDLTRRFCSKDYRVFCGIEKLLSESVSLSAPDQSLVSEILHFYTGDFDNTQFTSEIRVFYNYSKLHFSKDVVETGNIGALARQFVSLRCTELFPQVFKLFKLFLCIPATSSTAERSFSALRRLKSWLRTRMADERLRSLALMCFECDIAKELESNIDDLVSQFGALCDRRLPLQ; the protein is encoded by the exons ATGTCAGCGGGAGACAGCTGTCACAGCAGCAGCTCTGTCAGCCTCAGCAGCGACAAGAACACAAAGCGGAAAGGACAGAAACTCCTTACCACCTTTCTAAG ATCAAGAACTTCCCTGCAGCCAGAGTCGTCTCACTCCaagtctttgtcatctttttGTACGTCAAGGTTCGACGATACAGCTAGTTCTAtcgtgactgtgactgtctcTACTAGTACTACTGCTAGTGAATCTGGCCCGAAAGATTCTGTGTGTCATGCGTTTGATCCTTGCCGAGGTCCAACTGCTTGTTCTGTGACCAATGGCCCGTATCAACCTTGTGCAAAAGAACTGCCGCATGGGAAATTTCCTCAGACGAAATCTGGCACTTGTAATAGGTCCTTTCAACCACACTGGTACACACAATTTTGCTGGCTTGAGTACAGCCCTGCAGCGGATTCCGCGTTCTGCTTTCCTTGTCGGCTGACAGTAAAGCATAACCTGGATAAACAAGGTTGTCCAGACCAAGCGTTCGTGAGTAGAGGTTTCAGGAAGTGGAAGTCAGCAGTAGCTGACATGAGGCGTCACGAGGAATCTTTGAGTCATATTTCAAATGTTGGAGTGTGGAAGAATAGCCAACAGCAGGATGCAACCAGAGGAAGTGTTATGCAACAGTTGAGTACAGCCTACCAGACACAAGTAGAGCTGAACAGACGCAATTTACGTAAAATTTTTgaagtaatttttttaatggGAAGACAAAACATCCCATTGAGAGGCCACGATGAATCTAAAGATTCTCACAACAGAGGAAATCTGCTGGAATTTCTTGAATATCTGTCACGGTACTGCCCTGACTTAAAACGCCATTTGGAAGGAAACTTTCACTACGTaagccccaaaagccaaaacGACATGTTGAAACTCATTGCATCTAACATTCAGAAGAGAATTACGACAGCTGTCAAACACTGCGGCTTCTTTGGACTAATATGTGACGAGTCACAAGACATATCAAGGGTAGAACaaatgtctgtcaatgtaAGGTTTGTAACAGACAGCCTGAATGTAGAGGAGAGGTTTCTTGGATTTTGGCCTTTAAAAGGTACTGACGGAGAAAGTCTGTTTCAGCAACTGACGCAAGTTTTGCTTGAGACGGGCCTATCAATGTCTATGGTACGGGCACAGTGTTATGATGGAGCGTCAAGCATGTGCGGGAAGCACTCAGGTTTAGCTACCAGGCTTCAGGAGGTCGAGAAGAAAGCTGGATATGTGCATTGCCATGCCCACAGATTGAACCTCAGTCTTCAAAACAGCTGCGAGAACGTTACAGATGTGCGAAACGTTCTAGGTGCTGTTTCCAGTCTCTATAATTTACTTGAAGGATCAGCCAAGAGACATGAAAAGTTTCAAGATGTGCAACGAAGACAGAACGAAGGAAAGGGCCCGCAAGCAGTACTCCAACGACCATGTCATACTAGGTGGGGTTCCAGGCACGCAGCAGTCCATACTGTTAGGCAACAGTTTGCATCAATTCTGATTGCTCTGGACGAACTCTCTGACGATGCTGCGATCGGAAGTGAAGCTCACtgtttactgactgttgtatcttcattcaattttctcttctatGTGTCCGTTCTAGACACTCTACTAGGATTAATCTCTCATCTATCCCAGTACCTGCAGGGAGAGAACGTAGATCTTCAGGCAGCAAAAAGATCAGCTGATAGCGTCATTGCTACTCTACAAAGTTTCAGAACAAATGAAAGTTTTGAGAATTTCTGGCAGTCATCGGAGAAAGAGAGTAAAGCAAAAAACCTGACTCCACCAGCTCTCCTTCGAGCTCGTCGACCTTCTCACCGAATTGACGAACGAAGCACGACCCAATATCAGCCACTGTCACCAAAAGAACGTTATCGACAAGCATATTATGAATTATTGGATATCATGGTATCAGACCTAACTCGACGCTTTTGTAGCAAAGATTACCGTGTGTTCTGTGGAATTGAGAAGTTGTTGTCCGAGTCAGTCTCGTTATCGGCGCCAGATCAGTCGCTTGTGAGTGAGATATTACACTTTTACACAGGTGACTTTGACAACACTCAGTTCACGTCTGAAATAAGAGTATTTTACAATTATTCTAAACTGCACTTTTCTAAAGACGTTGTGGAGACCGGCAACATAGGTGCTCTTGCTCGTCAGTTTGTTTCTCTCCGTTGCACAGAATTGTTTCCCcaagtcttcaaactgttcaagttgtttctcTGCATTCCTGCTACATCTTCAACTGCAGAGCGGTCGTTTTCTGCTCTAAGGCGACTAAAATCATGGCTGCGAACTAGGATGGCTGACGAGCGCCTCCGGTCCCTTGCTCTGATGTGCTTCGAATGCGACATTGCTAAGGAACTGGAGAGTAATATTGATGATCTTGTTTCACAATTTGGTGCTCTTTGTGACAGACGTCTTCCTCTACAATAG
- the LOC134179880 gene encoding hexosaminidase D-like, with protein sequence MRAAAAVAIFVLVVGLIVVWSLLRLQSPVGVRHLASVTLTDGGEKKQKQVSSDVTSKHFRHRLVHIDLKGAPPKMSYLLQLLPHFKQLGASGLLVEYEDMYPYEGELKVLQRKEAYKKEEVLEFIQRASALGLDIVPLVPTFGHLEFVLKQSKFKSIRALPDDLSALSATNKDSLGVVKKLIEDVMRLHPRSKWIHLGGDEVDNLGRSKSDVQSKLGKDDLYLRHMKLVLEFVRERFNGTRSIIWHDMLVDWSISKLSELASLAEPMLWEYQPHADMFMVDEMLRRFSSAFPRIWAASAFKGASGQLTDFVPITERIQNHVSWMRILQKFPGPGQLVGIALTGWSRYDHFATFCELLPAGIPSLGICLKTLEFGYLNDFSHREISEQLGMDYLVPLDAADALQFQDGAVKSGSAFPGSEIYYLSIRLLRAQKQMNEGINIDQGWSSLWNVQHKFVSTEKLQRGKTVLDSALETYKVIEAEVVEILKKYFDETTAKEFQASKVAAIRQQVSASIVNINKKIAVWKKIKL encoded by the exons ATGAGAGCAGCAGCTGCCGTTGCTATATTCGTTCTCGTTGTCGGTCTGATCGTTGTCTGGAGTCTACTGAGACTGCAATCACCAGTCGGAGTCCGTCACCTGGCTAGTGTCACATTGACAGATGGAGGAGAAAAAAAGCAAAAACAGGTCTCATCCGACGTTACGAGTAAACACTTTCGACACCGTCTAGTACACATCGACCTAAAAGGAGCTCCTCCTAAAATGTCGTATTTGCTGCAACTTCTGCCTCATTTTAAACAACTAGGCGCCAGTGGTTTGTTGGTAGAGTATGAGGACATGTATCCCTACGAGGGAGAGCTGAAGGTGTTGCAACGGAAAGAAGCGTATAAAAAGGAGGAAGTGTTGGAGTTTATCCAAAGAGCAAGTGCCCTTGGGTTGGACATTGTGCCCTTGGTGCCAACGTTTGGTCATCTTGAATTTGTATTAAAACAATCAAAGTTTAAATCTATTCGAGCATTGCCTGATGACTTGTCTGCACTGAGTGCAACTAACAAGGATTCTCTGGGTGTGGTCAAGAAGTTGATTGAGGATGTCATGCGTCTCCATCCTCGATCGAAATGGATTCACTTGGGTGGAGATGAAGTTGATAATCTGGGGAGGTCTAAATCGGATGTGCAATCGAAACTAGGCAAGGATGATTTGTATCTTCGACATATGAAACTTGTGTTGGAGTTTGTGAGGGAAAGGTTTAATGGCACCAGGTCAATCATTTGGCATGACATGTTAGTTGACTGGTCGATATCTAAACTCAGCGAGTTGGCAAGTCTGGCCGAGCCTATGTTGTGGGAGTATCAGCCGCATGCTGACATGTTTATGGTCGACGAAATGTTGAGACGATTTTCTAGTGCATTTCCTCGAATCTGGGCTGCCAGTGCATTTAAAGGGGCTAGCGGTCAGCTGACAGACTTCGTACCTATTACTGAACGAATTCAGAATCATGTGTCGTGGATGAGAATCCTGCAGAAGTTTCCGGGACCCGGTCAACTTGTTGGAATTGCTCTAACTGGCTGGTCTCGTTATGACCACTTTGCTACATTCTGTGAACTTCTTCCTGCGGGTATACCATCACTTGGCATCTGCCTTAAAACACTAGAATTTGGGTATCTAAACGATTTCTCTCATAGAGAGATTTCAGAGCAACTGGGCATGGACTATTTGGTTCCTTTGGATGCAGCGGATGCTTTGCAATTTCAAGATGGTGCTGTCAAGTCTGGCAGTGCTTTTCCTGGAAGTGAAATCTATTATTTATCAATACGTCTTTTGAGAGCTCAGAAGCAAATGAATGAGGGAATTAATATTGATCAAGGTTGGTCATCACTGTGGAATGTTCAACATAAATTTGTTAGCACCGAGAAATTACAGAGAGGAAAGACAGTGCTAGACAG TGCTTTGGAAACTTACAAAGTTATTGAAGCAGAAGTTGTTGAGATTTTGAAAAAGTATTTTGATGAAACAACAGCAAAGGAGTTTCAAGCGTCGAAAGTAGCAGCTATTAGACAACAAGTATCAGCTAGTATTgtcaatataaataaaaagaTTGCTGTGTGGAAGAAGATTAAACTCTAA
- the LOC134180643 gene encoding hexosaminidase D-like, producing MRSKTIVALTILVLVMIVVWRLRRPELQSSVKFHHSRVRAHELYSLYMSPLSCNGTSLDLSCELTTKGGGMQKWVSSNTRQFRHRLVHIDLKGAPPKMSYLLQLLSHFKQLGASGLLVEYEDMYPYEGELKVLQRKEAYKKEEVLEFIQRASALGLDIVPLVPTFGHLEFVLKQSKFKSIRALPDDLSALSATNKDSLDVVKKLIEDVMRLHPRSKWIHLGGDEVDSLRRSKSDVQSKLGKDDLYLRHMKPVLEFVRERFNGIRSIIWHDMLVDWSVSSLSELASLAEPMLWEYRPHADMFMVDEMLRRFSSAFPRIWAASAFKGASGQLTDFVPITERIQNHVSWMRILQKFPGPGQLVGIALTGWSRYDHFATFCELLPAGIPSLGICLKTLEFGYLSNFAHKDISEQLGMDYLVPLDAADALQFQDNAVKSGSAFPGSEIYYLSIRLLRAQKQMNHGVNIDQGWSSLWNVQHKFVSTGKLQRGKTVLNSVLKTYDGIEEGVVKILKKYFDDTTAKEFQASKVTASKEKISFIISNVDKKIAEWKKIKLYVWTFRTQRSPH from the exons ATGAGAAGTAAAACTATCGTTGCTCTTACCATTCTTGTTCTCGTCATGATCGTTGTCTGGAGACTACGGAGACCAGAACTGCAATCATCAGTGAAATTCCATCATTCACGCGTACGTGCACATGAATTGTACAGTTTGTACATGTCACCGTTGAGTTGTAACGGAACGTCACTTGACTTGAGCTGCGAGCTTACAACAAAAGGAGGAGGAATGCAAAAATGGGTCTCATCTAACACTAGACAGTTTCGACACCGTCTAGTACACATCGACCTAAAAGGAGCTCCTCCTAAAATGTCGTATTTGCTGCAACTTCTGTCTCATTTTAAACAACTAGGCGCCAGTGGTTTGTTGGTAGAGTATGAGGACATGTATCCCTACGAGGGAGAGCTGAAGGTGTTGCAACGGAAAGAAGCGTATAAAAAGGAGGAAGTGTTGGAGTTTATCCAAAGAGCAAGTGCCCTTGGGTTGGACATTGTGCCCTTGGTGCCAACGTTTGGTCATCTTGAATTTGTATTAAAACAATCAAAGTTTAAATCTATTCGAGCATTGCCTGATGACTTGTCTGCACTGAGTGCAACTAACAAGGATTCTCTGGATGTGGTCAAGAAGTTGATTGAGGATGTCATGCGTCTCCATCCTCGATCGAAATGGATTCACTTGGGTGGAGATGAAGTTGATAGTCTGAGGAGGTCTAAATCGGATGTGCAATCGAAACTAGGCAAGGATGATTTGTATCTTCGACATATGAAACCTGTGTTGGAGTTTGTGAGGGAAAGGTTTAATGGCATCAGATCAATCATTTGGCATGACATGTTAGTTGACTGGTCAGTATCTAGCCTCAGCGAGTTGGCAAGTCTGGCCGAGCCTATGTTGTGGGAATATCGACCACATGCTGACATGTTTATGGTCGACGAAATGTTGAGACGATTTTCTAGTGCATTTCCTCGAATCTGGGCTGCCAGTGCATTTAAAGGGGCTAGCGGTCAGCTGACAGACTTCGTACCTATTACTGAACGAATTCAGAATCATGTGTCGTGGATGAGAATCCTGCAGAAGTTTCCGGGACCCGGTCAACTTGTTGGAATTGCTCTAACTGGCTGGTCTCGTTATGACCACTTTGCTACATTCTGTGAACTTCTTCCTGCGGGTATACCATCACTTGGCATCTGCCTTAAAACACTAGAATTTGGGTATCTAAGCAATTTTGCTCATAAAGACATTTCAGAGCAACTGGGCATGGACTATTTGGTTCCTTTGGATGCAGCGGATGCTTTGCAATTTCAAGACAATGCTGTCAAGTCTGGCAGTGCTTTTCCTGGAAGTGAAATCTATTATTTATCAATACGTCTTTTGAGAGCTCAGAAGCAAATGAATCATGGAGTTAATATTGATCAAGGTTGGTCATCACTGTGGAATGTTCAACATAAATTTGTCAGTACTGGGAAACTACAGAGAGGAAAAACAGTGCTCAACAG TGTTTTGAAAACTTACGATGGTATTGAAGAAGGAGTTGTGAAGATTTTGAAAAAATACTTTGATGATACAACAGCAAAGGAGTTTCAAGCCTCGAAAGTGACAGCTAGTAAAGAAAAAATATCATTTATTATTAGCAATGTAGACAAAAAGATTGCTGAATGGAAGAAAATTAAACTTTATGTGTGGACTTTCAGGACACAGCGCTCTCCACATTGA
- the LOC134180644 gene encoding hexosaminidase D-like, whose protein sequence is MRAAAAVAIFVLVVGLIVVWSLLRLQSPVGVRHLASVTLTDGGEKKQKQVSSDVTSKHFRHRLVHIDLKGAPPKMSYLLQLLPHFKQLGASGLLVEYEDMYPYEGELKVLQRKEAYKKEEVLEFIQRASALGLDIVPLVPTFGHLEFVLKQSKFKSIRALPDDLSALSATNKDSLDVVKKLIEDVMRLHPRSKWIHLGGDEVDNLRRSKSDVQSKLGKDDLYLRHMKPVLEFVRERFNGIRSIIWHDMLVDWSVSSLSELASLAEPMLWEYRPHADMFMVDEMLRRFSSAFPRIWAASAFKGASGQLTDFVPITERIQNHVSWMRILQKFPGPGQLVGIALTGWSRYDHFATFCELLPAGIPSLGICLKTLEFGYLSNFAHKDISEQLGMDYLVPLDAADALQFQDNAVKSGSAFPGSEIYYLSIRLLRAQKQMNHGVNIDQGWSSLWNVQHKFVSTGKLQRGKTVLNSVLKTYDGIEEGVVKILKKYFDDTTAKEFQASKVTASKEKISFIISNVDKKIAEWKKIKLYVLTFRTQRSPH, encoded by the exons ATGAGAGCAGCAGCTGCCGTTGCTATATTCGTTCTCGTTGTCGGTCTGATCGTTGTCTGGAGTCTACTGAGACTGCAATCACCAGTCGGAGTCCGTCACCTGGCTAGTGTCACATTGACAGATGGAGGAGAAAAAAAGCAAAAACAGGTCTCATCCGACGTTACGAGTAAACACTTTCGACACCGTCTAGTACACATCGACCTAAAAGGAGCTCCTCCTAAAATGTCGTATTTGCTGCAACTTCTGCCTCATTTTAAACAACTAGGCGCCAGTGGTTTGTTGGTAGAGTATGAGGACATGTATCCCTACGAGGGAGAGCTGAAGGTGTTGCAACGGAAAGAAGCGTATAAAAAGGAGGAAGTGTTGGAGTTTATCCAAAGAGCAAGTGCCCTTGGGTTGGACATTGTGCCCTTGGTGCCAACGTTTGGTCATCTTGAATTTGTATTAAAACAATCAAAGTTTAAATCTATTCGAGCATTGCCTGATGACTTGTCTGCACTGAGTGCAACTAACAAGGATTCTCTGGATGTGGTCAAGAAGTTGATTGAGGATGTCATGCGTCTCCATCCTCGATCGAAATGGATTCACTTGGGTGGAGATGAAGTTGATAATCTGAGGAGGTCTAAATCGGATGTGCAATCGAAACTAGGCAAGGATGATTTGTATCTTCGACATATGAAACCTGTGTTGGAGTTTGTGAGGGAAAGGTTTAATGGCATCAGATCAATCATTTGGCATGACATGTTAGTTGACTGGTCAGTATCTAGCCTCAGCGAGTTGGCAAGTCTGGCCGAGCCTATGTTGTGGGAATATCGACCACATGCTGACATGTTTATGGTCGACGAAATGTTGAGACGATTTTCTAGTGCATTTCCTCGAATCTGGGCTGCCAGTGCATTTAAAGGGGCTAGCGGTCAGCTGACAGACTTCGTACCTATTACTGAACGAATTCAGAATCATGTGTCGTGGATGAGAATCCTGCAGAAGTTTCCGGGACCCGGTCAACTTGTTGGAATTGCTCTAACTGGCTGGTCTCGTTATGACCACTTTGCTACATTCTGTGAACTTCTTCCTGCGGGTATACCATCACTTGGCATCTGCCTTAAAACACTAGAATTTGGGTATCTAAGCAATTTCGCTCATAAAGACATTTCAGAGCAACTGGGCATGGACTATTTGGTTCCTTTGGATGCAGCGGATGCTTTGCAATTTCAAGACAATGCTGTCAAGTCTGGCAGTGCTTTTCCTGGAAGTGAAATCTATTATTTATCAATACGTCTTTTGAGAGCTCAGAAGCAAATGAATCATGGAGTTAATATTGATCAAGGTTGGTCATCACTGTGGAATGTTCAACATAAATTTGTCAGTACTGGGAAACTACAGAGAGGAAAAACAGTGCTCAACAG TGTTTTGAAAACTTACGATGGTATTGAAGAAGGAGTTGTGAAGATTTTGAAAAAATACTTTGATGATACAACAGCAAAGGAGTTTCAAGCCTCGAAAGTGACAGCTAGTAAAGAAAAAATATCATTTATTATTAGCAATGTAGACAAAAAGATTGCTGAATGGAAGAAAATTAAACTTTATGTGTTGACTTTCAGGACACAGCGCTCTCCACATTGA